The following are encoded together in the Anoplopoma fimbria isolate UVic2021 breed Golden Eagle Sablefish chromosome 13, Afim_UVic_2022, whole genome shotgun sequence genome:
- the LOC129101049 gene encoding LOW QUALITY PROTEIN: far upstream element-binding protein 3-like (The sequence of the model RefSeq protein was modified relative to this genomic sequence to represent the inferred CDS: inserted 1 base in 1 codon), translating to MMAELVQGQASMSQPGLKADGLADVLQRARQMVGKMGGEAMSHLNSSSGGVEPSLYYQGQKRPGEDGVGNQLAAMGHQSRVITEDYKVPDRMVGFIIGRGGEQITRIQLESGCKIQIAADSGGLMERPCSLTGTPESIEQAKRLLVQIVDRCRNGPGFHGDGEGGASVQEMLIPASKVGLVIGRGGDTIKQLQERAGVKMMMIQDGPMPTGADKPLRISGDPYKVQAARELVLEVIREKDGDFRSGRNDFSARLGGASLDVPVPRFAVGIVIGRNGEMIKKIQNDAGVRIQFKADDGISPERVAMVMGQPDRCQHAVHLINELIQTAQERDGFGSALRSGRVRGRGDWTMGSPGPLQEVTYTIPADKCGLVIGKGGETIKSINQQSGAHVELQRNPPPXTDPNTRVFTIRGTAQQMDLARQLIDDKIGGSGIMSNGGFGFSPFTQGPAAHQNCGSGQTFLTGVWGNTYQTSWQNPGQQDPGQQNQPQSLMADYSKAWEDYYKKQSQSSQQSSVPDYSAALAEYYRTQPYLWNAAQIQNDEQQ from the exons aTGGTCGGTAAGATGGGCGGAGAAGCCATGTCTCACCTCAACAGCTCCTCAGGAGGTGTGGAGCCATCGCTGTACTACCAGGGCCAGAAACGACCCGGAGAGGACGGAg tagGTAACCAGCTAGCAGCCATGGGGCATCAAAG cagGGTAATCACAGAGGATTACAAGGTCCCCGACAGGATGGTCGGCTTCA TTATCGGACGAGGAGGTGAACAGATCACCAGGATCCAGTTGGAGTCTGGCTGCAAGATCCAGATTGCTGCTG acAGCGGCGGTCTGATGGAGCGGCCATGTTCCCTGACTGGAACTCCAGAGAGCATCGA GCAGGCGAAGCGTCTGTTGGTCCAGATCGTGGATCGCTGCAGAAACGGTCCGGGTTTCCACGGCGACGGTGAAGGCGGAGCCTCTGTGCAGGAGATGCTGATCCCAGCCAGTAAGGTGGGGCTGGTGATTGGCCGAGGAGGAGACACCATCAAACAGCTGCAG GAGCGAGCGggggtgaagatgatgatgatccaGGACGGTCCGATGCCGACCGGAGCCGACAAACCGCTCCGCATCTCTGGAGACCCGTACAAAGTCCAG GCAGCGAGGGAGCTGGTGTTGGAGGTGATCCGGGAGAAGGACGGAGACTTCAGGTCGGGACGCAACGACTTCAGCGCCCGCCTGGGAGGAGCCAGCCTGGAC GTTCCAGTTCCACGGTTCGCTGTCGGCATCGTGATCGGCAGGAACGGAGAAATGATCAAGAAGATCCAGAACGATGCCGGAGTCCGAATCCAGTTTAAAGCAG ATGATGGCATCAGTCCAGAGcgtgttgccatggtgatgggTCAGCCAGACCGCTGCCAGCATGCTGTCCACCTCATCAACGAGCTGATCCAGACcgcacag GAGCGTGACGGCTTCGGCTCGGCCCTGCGGAGTGGCAGGGTCAGAGGTCGTGGAGATTGGACTATGGGTTCTCCAGGTCCGCTACAGGAAGTGACCTACACCATCCCCGCTGACAAGTGTGGCCTGGTCATCGGCAAAG gtggAGAAACCATAAAGAGTATTAACCAGCAGTCTGGAGCTCACgtggagctgcagaggaacccccccc ccaccgACCCCAACACCCGGGTCTTCACCATCAGAGGCACCGCCCAGCAGATGGACCTGGCCCGCCAGCTCATAGACGACAAGATCGGG GGTTCAGGGATCATGAGTAACGGAGGTTTTGGATTCAGTCCCTTCACTCAGGGCCCTGCTGCACACCAGAA ctgtgGCAGCGGTCAGACCTTCCTGACCGGCGTTTGGGGAAACACCTACCAGACCAGCTGGCAGAACCCTGGACAACAAGACcctg gTCAACAGAACCAACCTCAGAGCCTGATGGCCGACTACAGTAAGGCCTGGGAGGACTACTACAAGAAACAGA gTCAGTCTTCTCAGCAGAGTTCGGTTCCAGACTACTCTGCAGCATTAGCAGAATACTACAGAACTCAGCCCTACCTGTGGAACGCCGCCCAGATACAG AACGACGAACAACAATGA
- the prdm12b gene encoding PR domain zinc finger protein 12b: MGSSLLGSSLGSSLGSSLSSSLSSSLGLKVFKPQPPLSLADLITSDILHSFLYGRWRHVLGEQQHEQHHLHHHLQHEQLHLQHEDRTAPSASPKTAFTAEVLAQSFSGEVQKLSSLVLPSEVIIAQSSVPGEGLGIFSKTWIKAGAEMGPFTGRLISPEHIDLYKNNNLMWEVFNEDGSVRYFIDASQEDQRSWMTYIKCARNEQEQNLEVVQIGSSIFYKAVETIPPDQELLVWYGNSHNTFLGIPGIPGGDEEQSKKTKTDEFQTCEGSSSSCSSSSSSSSSSSSSSSSLGRMRCVICHRGFNSRSNLRSHMRIHTLDKPFVCRFCNRRFSQSSTLRNHVRLHTGERPYKCHVCQSAYSQLAGLRAHQKSARHRPSVEAQLAAGASVVVHVAHSPPPHPPHPPQLTSMPHPASLVHHIPTMVL; encoded by the exons ATGGGCTCCTCTCTCCTGGGCTCCTCTCTGGGCTCCTCTCTgggctcctctctctcctcctccctctcctcctctctgggtCTGAAGGTGTTTAAGCCTCAGCCGCCGCTGTCCCTGGCGGACCTCATCACGTCGGACATCCTGCACAGCTTCCTGTACGGCCGCTGGAGGCACGTGCTGGGCGAGCAGCAGCACGAGCAGCACCACCTGCACCACCACCTGCAGCACGAGCAGCTTCACCTGCAGCACGAGGACCGCACGGCCCCGAGCGCGAGCCCCAAGACCGCCTTCACCGCGGAGGTGCTCGCGCAGTCCTTCTCCGGAG aaGTCCAGAAGTTGTCAAGTCTGGTTTTACCCAGTGAAGTGATCATCGCCCAGAGTTCAGTCCCAG GAGAAGGTTTGGGTATTTTCTCTAAAACGTGGATCAAAGCCGGAGCAGAGATGGGCCCGTTCACCGGACGCCTCATCTCACCTGAACACATCGACCTGTACAAGAACAACAACCTCATGTGGGAG GTGTTCAACGAGGACGGGAGCGTCCGGTACTTCATCGATGCCAGTCAGGAGGACCAGAGGAGCTGGATGACCTACATCAAGTGTGCCCGGAACGAGCAGGAGCAGAACCTGGAGGTGGTCCAGATCGGCAGCAGCATCTTCTACAAGGCCGTGgag ACCATCCCTCCAGACCAGGAGCTGCTCGTCTGGTACGGAAACTCTCACAACACTTTCCTGGGAATCCCTGGAATCCCCGGAGGAGACGAGGAGCAGAGCAAGAAGACCAAGACGG atGAGTTCCAGACCTGTGAgggctcctcttcctcctgctcctcctcgtcctcgtcctcctcctcctcctcttcctcctcctccagtctggGCCGCATGCGTTGCGTCATCTGTCACCGGGGGTTCAACTCCCGCAGTAACCTCCGTTCACACATGCGCATTCACACTCTGGACAAGCCGTTCGTGTGCCGCTTCTGTAACCGGCGCTTCAGCCAGTCGTCCACGCTGCGGAACCACGTGCGCCTGCACACCGGCGAGCGGCCCTACAAGTGCCACGTGTGCCAGTCCGCGTACTCGCAGCTGGCCGGCCTGCGCGCGCACCAGAAGAGCGCGCGGCACCGGCCCTCCGTTGAAGCGCAGCTGGCCGCGGGGGCGAGCGTGGTGGTGCACGTGGCTcactcccctcctcctcacccacctcacCCACCACAGCTCACCTCCATGCCTCACCCAGCATCACTGGTCCACCACATCCCCACCATGGTGCTGTGa